Proteins from a single region of Bacteroidetes bacterium SB0662_bin_6:
- the raiA gene encoding ribosome-associated translation inhibitor RaiA encodes MQTQITARHFDAPSTLREYAETRLAKLERVYDGITEARIVLSENGHPDKIKTAEMIVHVYHQTLTAASDGATHEEAVDECAKILRRRLKKYKARLRSTNRNYQK; translated from the coding sequence ATGCAAACACAGATTACGGCTCGTCATTTCGATGCTCCTTCCACGCTCAGAGAATATGCCGAAACCCGACTGGCGAAACTCGAACGGGTGTATGACGGCATTACGGAAGCGCGCATCGTATTATCGGAGAATGGGCATCCGGACAAGATCAAAACCGCTGAAATGATTGTGCATGTGTACCATCAGACACTCACGGCTGCGAGCGACGGCGCCACCCATGAGGAGGCGGTCGACGAATGCGCGAAGATACTTCGCCGCCGGCTCAAGAAATACAAGGCGCGGCTGCGCTCCACAAATCGGAACTACCAGAAGTAG